Part of the Triticum urartu cultivar G1812 chromosome 2, Tu2.1, whole genome shotgun sequence genome, TTCATGTCACTGTTGTTTCCTGCAATTTGATTCATGGTCAAACTTTTCAGTCTGCCGGGCGGTGGCCTGCTCCCTCTCGAAGACTCCTGccgctcgccgcccgccgcccgccgcttATCCCGTCTGCTGCCGCTCGTCGCCTGCCGCCCGCCGCTTATCCCATCTCCTGCTGCTCTACCGCCGCCCCAGCGCCTCTATAAGATGGCCCCCGGTCTCGCTTATCCACAAGCGGCCGCGGAGGAGCGGCTCCGCCGAGCCGCCACCAGGGGGCGTACCGGCGAGGGGCTGCGTCCACCTTGCCGTCGAGTGCCTCCTCCCCTCCGGCCGCCCCGATTCCCTCTTCATCCTCCAGCTCCAGCCCAACCCCGACACCCAGGACGTCAAGCGGGCCTTCCGTCGCCTAGCCAACCTCCTGGCCCCTCGGCGCGATCCCCATCCCCGGCTGACACCGCCCTTCGCGTCGTCGAAGAGGCCTTCGCCCACCTCTTGGAGAGCACCTCCACCAGCGCCGGTTTCGCTCCTGCTGCTCCTGGCGGCGTTTCCGTCCCAGAGATGTGCTCTGGACGGTCTGCCCCCACTGCTGCCATGTGCATGGGTACGAGCGCATGCTGGTGGGGCGTTTGCTTGGGTGCTCGAACCCCTGATTCATGTGCATGTTCGTGGCTACCTAGCCCGCGCGGCTGCCCTCTCCCTGCTCGccggtcgccgccgctcgggttgTTCGCGCAGGCTAAGCCACGGGTTGTGTATGAAATATTCACAACAAAGCAACGGTAAGCTTGCTCTATCCTTGAATAAATCTTTGCATACTTTATTTGGCTTGCCATCATATGTTTATCCTTATGTATCCTATTGAAATTGAATAGATCAAACATAGATCCAGTTACAGCAAAGATGCGAAAATTGAGTAGTCAATATAGCAGGTGCAGCGTGAACTCCTGTTTTCCCGTAGTAACTTCAGGTGGGTTTGGTGCATTCACCAATCAAATTAGTTCATTTTTATCTCTAATGTTGTTTTATGCATCTTTCGGTTGTTGCAGAAAAAAGTCTCTCTACCTGGGTTAAGAAATTCAGAACTTTACAGTGAGCAGGTGTGTAAAATTATATCTCGAATCAAATAAAGTTTTCTGTGCACATTGTCATGCCACCATACTTGAACTGTTATATTATTTTTCCAAGCAGAATGTGGACCTTATAAGGTCTATACATGCAAGATTCAGGAATTGGAAACGGAAGTAACACGGCAGAAGTTCTCCACTGGGCTCAAGGGGATGAATTGGTTAACTACAGAGAGCTTCAACATGGTGGCAACCTGGGTGAGCTACCTTTTGTTGATCCTTGCTGCTTGCTGATATTGTGGTCTCTCTAGCCTGATTTTAGTGCGCTAGCGACAATTAGCACTGCTAAACTTGAAACCAAAATGAAGCTATGAGTTACCCCATAAGTTGTGTAGAAAACGATGATTCATCTTCAAATCATGTCATGTTTATTCTTATTGTTCCAAGGAACATCCTGCTGTTGTTTTTACCTCCTGAATTGTCAAGTATTAATATGTACAAATATAAAAATTCACTGAATTAAGAACTTCCATATCGTTTTCTATTTTACCAGTTTGGAATCCATTGATCACCGATTGTGTGTATGTTCTGATCCAAGAAGCAAATTTTTCTGTTCAATCCTTCTGTTGAGGCTTCCAGGAAAACAGGTTAATCTATCTTTTGTTCACATGCCTTGCTACCTAATTTTACATGAGCTTTCTTCACGGATGTACATATTTTTCTTTACCCTGTAATGTTGACGGGCTCATTTTTCTGGTAGTGAAGAAATGAGAGGAAGTGGAAGGATAGAAGGTACGCTTCTGCAGAATCCAAGTAAGACTCTGTTCCTTACCTATGCTTGAACAAAGAGCAGCACACAACATGTATGTTAGTGTTTCAATTTCAAATGAGGGAATTTTATATCATTAATAGTGGTAACTAATGATAAGTAACTTTTAGTTCTACTA contains:
- the LOC125537401 gene encoding uncharacterized protein LOC125537401, encoding MLIWFCIGSCHCCFLQFDSWSNFSVCRAVACSLSKTPAARRPPPAAYPVCCRSSPAARRLSHLLLLYRRPSASIRWPPVSLIHKRPRRSGSAEPPPGGVPARGCVHLAVECLLPSGRPDSLFILQLQPNPDTQDVKRAFRRLANLLAPRRDPHPRLTPPFASSKRPSPTSWRAPPPAPVSLLLLLAAFPSQRCALDGLPPLLPCAWVRAHAGGAFAWVLEPLIHVHVRGYLARAAALSLLAGRRRSGCSRRLSHGLCMKYSQQSNDQT